Proteins found in one Alteromonas macleodii genomic segment:
- the secF gene encoding protein translocase subunit SecF: MQLLKLSETVNFMRLRIPAMVLSTILIIGSFVSLGVNSLNWGLDFTGGTLIEVGYEDAADLEGIRVQLNESNFEDAIVQNFGSSQDVLIRIAPRDGVKAVTIGEQVLAALRADGTEVDMRRIEFVGPNVGEELTEQGGLAMLVALLCILVYVAMRFEWRFALGSVSALAHDVILTLGLFSVLQIEFDLTVLAAVLAVIGYSLNDTIVVCDRIRENFRKIRKGEPVEIINISLTQTLNRTIITSLTTVLVLVALFYKGGALIHGFATALLFGVVVGTYSSVYIASSVALALGISKEDLMPPQVEKEGADLDPMP; the protein is encoded by the coding sequence ATGCAGTTATTAAAATTATCCGAAACCGTTAATTTCATGCGCCTTCGCATTCCTGCGATGGTGCTGTCGACAATTCTTATTATCGGCTCATTCGTTTCTTTAGGTGTAAATAGCCTTAACTGGGGTTTAGACTTCACAGGCGGTACGCTTATAGAAGTTGGCTATGAAGACGCGGCCGATTTAGAAGGCATTCGTGTTCAGCTTAATGAATCGAACTTCGAAGACGCCATTGTGCAAAATTTTGGCAGTAGCCAAGACGTATTGATTCGTATAGCGCCTAGAGACGGCGTGAAAGCAGTAACTATTGGCGAGCAGGTACTAGCAGCGCTGCGCGCTGACGGTACTGAGGTTGATATGCGTCGTATCGAGTTCGTAGGTCCTAACGTAGGTGAAGAGCTTACTGAGCAGGGCGGCCTTGCGATGCTAGTCGCACTCTTGTGTATTCTCGTTTATGTCGCAATGCGATTTGAATGGCGATTCGCTCTAGGGTCAGTGTCGGCACTAGCTCACGACGTTATACTTACGCTAGGTTTGTTTTCAGTACTTCAAATCGAATTTGACCTTACGGTACTTGCAGCGGTACTAGCGGTAATTGGTTATTCACTTAACGATACCATCGTTGTGTGTGACCGTATTCGTGAGAACTTCCGCAAAATTCGTAAAGGTGAGCCTGTTGAGATTATCAATATCTCGCTAACGCAAACCCTAAACCGTACTATCATCACCTCATTAACCACGGTGTTGGTATTGGTTGCATTATTCTACAAGGGTGGTGCGCTTATTCACGGATTTGCAACAGCATTGCTGTTTGGTGTAGTGGTAGGTACTTACTCATCGGTGTATATCGCAAGTTCAGTGGCACTTGCATTGGGTATTAGTAAAGAAGACCTAATGCCACCACAAGTGGAAAAGGAAGGCGCAGATTTAGATCCTATGCCTTAA
- the tgt gene encoding tRNA guanosine(34) transglycosylase Tgt: MQFELLKTEGRARRGRLVFERGVVETPAFMPVGTYGTVKGMTPEELKDSGAHICLGNTFHLMLRPGTGIIRQHGDLHDFMNWDKPILTDSGGFQVFSLGDLRKITEEGVTFRSPINGEKILLTPEKSMEVQRDLGSDIVMIFDECTPYPATEQEARVSMEMSLRWAKRSKEAHGDNPAALFGIIQGGMYEGLRDVSLAGLEAIGFDGYAIGGLSVGEPKEDMIRIIDHTAPKIPEDKPRYLMGVGKPEDLVESVRRGIDMFDCVMPTRNARNGHLFVTEGVIKIRNAKHRNDTSPLDENCDCYTCKNYSRSYLHHLDKCNEILGARLNTIHNLRYYQRVMQGLRDAIDAGTLDEFVQEFYEQKGLPVPAL; encoded by the coding sequence ATGCAATTTGAGTTGTTAAAAACCGAAGGCCGAGCACGTCGCGGTCGTTTGGTGTTTGAACGCGGTGTTGTCGAAACTCCAGCGTTCATGCCAGTAGGTACTTACGGTACTGTTAAGGGAATGACCCCTGAAGAACTAAAAGACAGCGGTGCACACATCTGTCTTGGAAATACTTTTCACCTAATGCTACGCCCTGGTACTGGCATTATTCGCCAGCACGGCGATCTGCACGACTTTATGAATTGGGACAAGCCAATTCTTACTGATTCGGGCGGTTTCCAAGTATTTAGTTTGGGTGACTTGCGTAAAATTACCGAAGAAGGCGTAACGTTCCGCTCTCCAATTAATGGCGAAAAGATTTTGCTTACGCCTGAAAAGTCGATGGAAGTTCAGCGCGATTTGGGCTCTGACATCGTAATGATTTTTGACGAGTGCACACCGTACCCTGCTACTGAGCAAGAAGCGCGGGTTTCAATGGAAATGTCGCTGCGCTGGGCAAAGCGCAGTAAAGAGGCACACGGTGATAACCCAGCGGCACTGTTTGGTATTATCCAAGGCGGTATGTACGAAGGGCTGCGCGATGTTTCACTCGCTGGCTTAGAAGCTATTGGCTTTGATGGATACGCCATTGGCGGTCTTTCAGTAGGCGAGCCAAAAGAAGACATGATCCGCATTATCGACCACACTGCGCCAAAAATTCCAGAGGACAAACCTCGCTACCTAATGGGCGTAGGTAAGCCAGAAGATTTGGTAGAGTCTGTGCGTCGCGGTATCGATATGTTTGACTGTGTTATGCCCACGCGTAATGCGCGAAACGGTCATTTGTTTGTGACAGAAGGCGTTATCAAAATTCGCAACGCGAAGCACAGAAATGATACCTCACCATTAGATGAGAATTGTGATTGCTACACTTGTAAAAACTATTCTCGCTCTTATTTACATCATTTGGACAAGTGTAATGAAATATTGGGTGCGCGCTTAAACACCATCCATAACCTTCGTTACTATCAGCGTGTTATGCAGGGTCTTCGCGATGCGATCGACGCAGGTACGCTTGACGAGTTTGTACAAGAATTTTATGAACAAAAAGGGTTGCCGGTTCCGGCACTATAA
- a CDS encoding DUF6471 domain-containing protein → MNTGNAQSAKNAWRQTVARVVKSEMSVRGVKYQALSQRLEEVGVDQSADNLRNKVNKGIMGADLLLQILYVLKARPLDAALLEEILTDLSVSKE, encoded by the coding sequence GTGAACACAGGAAATGCGCAGAGTGCAAAGAATGCATGGCGACAAACGGTTGCAAGAGTCGTGAAATCTGAAATGTCTGTGCGTGGCGTAAAATATCAAGCGCTAAGCCAAAGGCTTGAAGAAGTTGGTGTGGATCAAAGCGCTGACAATTTAAGGAATAAAGTGAATAAAGGTATTATGGGGGCCGATTTATTGCTTCAGATTTTATACGTGCTTAAAGCTCGACCTTTAGATGCCGCGCTTTTAGAAGAAATCTTAACTGATCTTAGTGTTTCGAAAGAGTAG
- the secD gene encoding protein translocase subunit SecD: MLNKNSIWKVLSALIVVAVCALYALPNIYGEDHAVQISAGRDAVVTDATVEQVKAALSEKNISPKRVEFEGEQILVRVSDSDTQLVTRETLEKALGDDYYVAMNLAPDTPEWLEGLGGAPMKLGLDLRGGVHFLMEVDMTEVITKSLEDAESGFRTSLREEGIRYRGVKQVDDHIDITFRDEDALDKAEFFLRNQSRDLTFNQVDDLTLRAIFAESKLQEIRDNAVKQNITIIRNRVNQLGVAEPLVQKQGADRIVVQLPGIQDTARAKEILNATATLEFRMVDQKNDIRDALNGRVPPGSQVIEDQQGIPQLLEKRIMLTGSHIIDANSGVDEYGLPNVNISLDSEGGNKMSRSTRGNIGKPMATVFIEYKSTGERNDDGKLVFEKHEQVISVATIRAQLGSKFQITGLDSPKEARDLALLLRAGALIAPIQIVEERTVGPSLGKENIELGMQAIMYGLAAVLVFMLIYYKAFGVVANIALITNLVMIVGIMSMIPGATLTLPGMAGIVLTVGMAVDANVLIFERIREELRDGRSPQQAIHQGYDSAFSTILDANITTFLAGLILFAVGTGPIKGFSITLMIGIATSMFTAILVTRVIVNAVWGGKRLEKLAI, translated from the coding sequence GTGCTAAACAAAAACTCTATTTGGAAAGTACTGAGTGCACTCATTGTGGTTGCAGTGTGTGCACTTTATGCGCTTCCTAACATTTACGGTGAAGACCACGCCGTACAAATCTCAGCAGGCCGTGATGCCGTGGTGACAGATGCCACTGTTGAACAAGTGAAAGCCGCGCTAAGCGAAAAAAACATTTCTCCAAAGCGTGTTGAATTTGAAGGTGAACAAATTTTAGTTCGCGTTTCTGATTCAGACACCCAACTAGTTACTCGCGAAACATTAGAAAAAGCCCTTGGCGATGATTATTACGTTGCTATGAACCTTGCTCCGGACACGCCAGAGTGGCTTGAAGGTTTAGGTGGCGCGCCAATGAAGCTAGGCCTTGACCTTCGCGGTGGTGTTCACTTCTTAATGGAAGTGGACATGACAGAAGTTATTACCAAGTCTCTTGAAGATGCAGAGAGCGGTTTCCGTACTTCATTACGTGAAGAAGGTATTCGCTATCGTGGTGTAAAGCAGGTGGACGATCATATCGATATTACTTTTCGCGATGAAGACGCACTTGATAAAGCCGAGTTCTTTCTGCGTAACCAAAGTCGCGACCTTACTTTTAACCAAGTGGATGACTTAACGCTTCGCGCTATTTTTGCTGAAAGCAAGCTTCAAGAAATTCGTGACAACGCGGTTAAGCAAAACATAACTATTATTCGTAACCGTGTTAACCAACTTGGCGTGGCTGAGCCTCTTGTTCAAAAACAAGGTGCAGACCGTATTGTTGTTCAGCTTCCTGGTATTCAAGATACCGCTCGTGCGAAAGAAATTCTTAATGCCACCGCGACACTTGAGTTTCGCATGGTTGATCAGAAGAATGATATTCGTGATGCTTTGAACGGTCGTGTTCCTCCTGGTTCTCAGGTGATTGAAGACCAGCAAGGCATTCCCCAGCTTCTTGAAAAGCGTATTATGCTTACAGGTAGCCATATTATTGATGCGAACAGCGGTGTTGATGAATATGGTCTTCCAAACGTAAACATCTCTCTTGATTCTGAAGGCGGTAACAAAATGTCTCGCTCAACCCGTGGCAATATTGGTAAGCCAATGGCTACGGTCTTTATCGAGTACAAATCTACCGGTGAGAGAAATGATGACGGTAAGCTAGTATTTGAAAAGCATGAGCAAGTCATTTCAGTTGCCACTATTCGTGCGCAGCTCGGCAGCAAATTCCAAATCACTGGTCTTGATTCACCAAAAGAAGCCCGTGATTTAGCATTGCTACTTCGTGCGGGTGCACTGATTGCGCCAATTCAAATTGTTGAAGAGCGTACGGTTGGCCCAAGCTTGGGTAAAGAAAACATAGAGCTGGGTATGCAGGCTATTATGTATGGTCTGGCAGCGGTGCTTGTTTTCATGTTGATTTACTACAAAGCGTTTGGTGTTGTAGCGAACATCGCACTTATTACTAACCTAGTCATGATTGTAGGCATTATGTCGATGATCCCAGGCGCAACGTTAACGTTACCAGGTATGGCGGGTATTGTACTGACCGTTGGTATGGCGGTAGACGCAAACGTGCTAATTTTCGAGCGTATTCGAGAAGAGCTTCGTGACGGTCGCAGTCCGCAACAAGCTATCCATCAAGGTTACGACAGCGCGTTCTCAACCATATTGGATGCGAATATCACTACTTTCCTTGCTGGTCTAATTCTGTTTGCAGTGGGTACCGGCCCAATCAAAGGCTTCTCTATTACGCTAATGATTGGTATCGCAACGTCTATGTTTACCGCTATCTTAGTTACTCGCGTTATTGTTAACGCAGTATGGGGTGGTAAACGTCTTGAGAAATTAGCGATTTAA
- the queA gene encoding tRNA preQ1(34) S-adenosylmethionine ribosyltransferase-isomerase QueA: MKLSEFSFSLPESLIAKYPTENRSASRLLQLDGKTGEVRHSMFADMVELLDEGDLLVFNNTRVIPARLLGKKETGGQVEVLIERITSDNTALAHVRASKAPKPGTKLILEEKVNVTVTGRDEALFILQFDHDETVLTLLEAHGHMPLPPYIDRPDENSDKERYQTVYNQKPGAVAAPTAGLHFDDAILEALKEKGVNLAFVTLHVGAGTFQPVRVDNILEHKMHAEFAEVPEEVVDAVLATKANGKRVIAVGTTSVRSLESAAKASAERGDGELIAPFNEDTEIFIYPGFEFKVVDAMFTNFHLPESTLMMLISAFAGKDNVMNAYQEAIEKEYRFFSYGDSMFIERA; encoded by the coding sequence ATGAAACTATCTGAATTCAGCTTTTCGCTTCCGGAAAGCCTAATTGCAAAATATCCCACCGAAAACCGTTCAGCCAGTCGCCTTTTGCAGCTAGATGGTAAAACAGGCGAAGTACGCCACAGTATGTTTGCTGATATGGTCGAACTTTTAGATGAAGGCGACTTGCTGGTTTTCAATAATACCCGAGTTATTCCCGCACGACTTTTAGGTAAAAAAGAAACGGGCGGACAAGTTGAAGTGCTTATTGAGCGTATTACGTCAGACAATACTGCGCTGGCACACGTTCGCGCGAGTAAGGCACCTAAGCCGGGAACTAAGCTTATTCTTGAAGAAAAAGTAAACGTGACGGTTACTGGTCGAGACGAGGCGCTATTTATTTTGCAGTTTGACCACGATGAAACTGTGCTAACGCTGCTGGAAGCGCATGGTCATATGCCGCTACCTCCTTATATTGACCGCCCAGACGAAAACTCAGACAAAGAGCGCTATCAAACCGTTTACAATCAAAAGCCAGGCGCTGTTGCAGCACCTACTGCGGGGCTTCACTTTGACGACGCCATCTTAGAGGCGCTCAAAGAGAAAGGCGTGAATTTGGCTTTTGTAACCTTGCACGTGGGGGCGGGTACCTTTCAACCCGTGCGCGTTGACAATATTCTTGAGCACAAAATGCACGCTGAGTTTGCAGAAGTCCCTGAAGAAGTCGTTGACGCTGTGTTAGCTACAAAAGCTAACGGAAAGCGTGTTATCGCAGTGGGTACAACCTCTGTACGCTCTTTGGAATCAGCGGCAAAGGCAAGCGCTGAACGCGGTGACGGGGAGCTTATTGCGCCATTTAACGAAGACACAGAAATCTTTATCTACCCAGGCTTCGAATTTAAAGTAGTAGACGCCATGTTCACTAACTTTCACCTTCCAGAGTCTACGCTAATGATGCTAATTAGTGCATTTGCCGGTAAAGACAATGTGATGAATGCCTACCAAGAAGCGATAGAAAAAGAGTATCGATTCTTTAGCTATGGTGATTCTATGTTTATTGAGCGCGCCTGA
- the yajC gene encoding preprotein translocase subunit YajC, with translation MSLFISNAYAQSAGAPQNGGMEMIIMLAVFGLIFYFLLYRPQAKRVKEHKNLVSSLGKGDEVLTQGGLVGKITKVSEEKDFIEVALNESNNIVVQKSSVTAVLPKGTMKSL, from the coding sequence ATGAGCCTATTTATCTCGAACGCTTACGCACAGTCTGCTGGTGCACCGCAAAATGGCGGCATGGAAATGATCATCATGCTAGCTGTATTCGGTTTAATCTTTTACTTCTTGCTTTACCGCCCACAGGCTAAGCGCGTGAAAGAGCATAAAAACCTAGTTTCTTCGCTAGGCAAAGGCGATGAAGTATTAACACAAGGTGGTTTGGTAGGAAAAATCACTAAAGTGTCAGAAGAAAAAGACTTCATTGAAGTTGCACTTAACGAATCAAACAACATCGTTGTTCAGAAGTCTTCAGTAACTGCTGTGCTGCCTAAAGGCACCATGAAGTCACTGTAA